A single window of Halobacillus naozhouensis DNA harbors:
- the cdaA gene encoding diadenylate cyclase CdaA, which yields MLDGGNDVLDYLLIAIDIALVWFVVYKLIMLIQGTKAVQLLKGIFVVLGVWLLSNLTGLSTLRWLMSQAMTWGFLGIIILFQPELRRALEQLGRGSFFSRTTTEEEDTEKSIQAIIKSCNYMAKRRIGALITVERETGMGDYVETGITVGGHLSSELLTNIFIPNTPLHDGAVILKDNEIVAAACYLPLSESPFISKELGTRHRAAMGISEVTDALTIVVSEETGAISCTKSGELHRDLSQETLENILRNELDFGSKTPASKSWNWRGKKNG from the coding sequence ATGCTTGATGGGGGAAATGATGTATTAGATTATCTATTAATAGCTATTGATATCGCCCTTGTCTGGTTTGTTGTATATAAATTAATCATGCTTATCCAAGGCACGAAGGCCGTTCAGTTGTTGAAAGGGATATTCGTTGTTCTAGGTGTATGGTTACTGAGTAATTTAACTGGACTGAGCACTCTCAGGTGGCTGATGTCACAAGCGATGACATGGGGTTTTCTCGGGATTATTATTTTATTTCAGCCCGAATTAAGAAGAGCCCTGGAGCAATTAGGGCGTGGAAGCTTCTTTAGTCGTACCACTACGGAAGAGGAAGATACAGAAAAATCAATACAGGCCATTATTAAATCCTGTAACTACATGGCTAAACGGCGCATTGGCGCATTGATTACGGTCGAACGTGAAACAGGAATGGGTGATTACGTGGAAACGGGTATTACTGTTGGCGGTCACCTGTCGAGTGAACTTTTAACGAACATATTTATTCCGAACACACCGCTCCACGATGGGGCCGTGATACTTAAGGATAATGAAATAGTTGCCGCGGCCTGTTACTTACCTCTGTCGGAAAGTCCGTTTATTTCTAAGGAACTAGGAACACGGCATAGGGCGGCGATGGGAATAAGTGAAGTAACAGATGCCCTGACAATTGTTGTTTCAGAAGAGACAGGAGCTATCTCTTGCACAAAAAGCGGCGAGCTTCATAGAGACTTAAGTCAAGAGACTTTAGAAAATATCCTTAGAAACGAATTAGATTTCGGATCCAAAACCCCTGCCTCAAAATCCTGGAATTGGAGGGGGAAAAAGAATGGATAA
- a CDS encoding anti-sigma factor family protein: MNCNKEAVALMHKYLDGDLIKEEERRLRDHLQVCPACQAHFHELKRSITLVKNSGPVTAPSNFTSNVMASLPKEKKRKNYVRWLQRHPIITAAAVFFILMFSGIFSAWNQDQQVTVSKQDDLVIRDNTVIVPEDVTVEGDLVVRNGNLKVDGKINGDITLINGDLVKENDLDDITNGKKYQAYVSGEIHEVNQVFEWIWYHMKKFTTELFSFDSDE; this comes from the coding sequence ATGAATTGCAATAAAGAAGCTGTGGCGCTTATGCATAAGTATTTAGATGGCGACCTGATAAAAGAAGAAGAGAGACGACTGCGTGACCATTTACAAGTATGCCCAGCCTGCCAGGCTCACTTTCATGAGCTGAAGCGGTCTATCACATTAGTTAAAAATTCTGGGCCCGTGACAGCACCTTCGAATTTCACATCAAACGTAATGGCCAGCCTGCCAAAAGAGAAAAAGAGAAAAAACTATGTTCGCTGGCTGCAAAGGCATCCAATTATTACAGCAGCTGCTGTGTTTTTCATATTAATGTTTAGTGGGATTTTTTCTGCCTGGAATCAGGATCAGCAAGTAACCGTCTCAAAACAAGATGATTTAGTGATTCGTGATAATACAGTGATTGTTCCCGAAGACGTAACCGTAGAAGGTGATCTGGTTGTTCGAAACGGTAACCTTAAGGTAGATGGCAAGATTAATGGTGATATCACGCTGATTAATGGTGACCTGGTTAAAGAAAATGACCTTGACGATATTACAAATGGTAAGAAGTATCAGGCGTATGTCAGTGGTGAGATTCATGAGGTTAATCAAGTATTTGAGTGGATATGGTACCATATGAAGAAATTCACCACGGAGTTGTTCTCCTTTGACTCAGACGAGTAA
- a CDS encoding serine hydrolase, which translates to MKKETSMLTILVMLSVSFMFPANSERSVIASEKNKPTIEKQEMKRNQERAHPAFSWGNSGPSSPILHPGSIKGAGMRVTPLREIDSVMESMIADGVMPGAVTFVARRGHIVQREAYGKAVLYKDDQGNKVDEPVAMQKDTIFDIASLSKIFTTTAAMKLYEQGFFELDDPVAKYIPEFAQNGKENVTIKQLMTHTSGFKAWIPLYTIGDSKEERLQYVYQYPLANPPGTTYTYSDLNMITLASIIERISGQSLDTFVKENLTEPLNMTDTMYNPPEQLKQRIAATEYQPWTGRGLVWGEVHDENAWSLGGVAGHAGVFSTAKDLAKLGHMFLNEGRYGNKQILEPETVELLIKNQIPEFPGNEHGLGWELAQGWYMDALSEASSIGHTGYTGTSIVLNPNNETIAILLTNRVHPTRETVSTNPARRQFARKVADAIPVHMPSKEDAWFSGYGDQLNRTLTARVSVNETATLTFDSWYRIEQGYDFGMVEVSRDGVNWSQTNELYTGTSVSWQSKKVTIPEGTQFVRFRYETDGSTNGRGWYVTNLKLTSGNNEASLVNITNSQWEKRSY; encoded by the coding sequence ATGAAAAAGGAAACATCGATGTTGACTATTTTAGTTATGTTATCTGTTTCATTTATGTTCCCGGCAAATTCTGAAAGGAGTGTGATTGCGAGCGAAAAAAACAAACCTACGATTGAAAAGCAAGAAATGAAACGGAATCAGGAACGGGCTCATCCTGCTTTTTCCTGGGGGAATTCAGGACCATCTTCCCCTATCTTACATCCTGGATCCATTAAAGGAGCAGGCATGAGGGTAACCCCATTACGAGAAATTGATTCTGTCATGGAATCAATGATTGCAGATGGAGTGATGCCCGGCGCAGTGACGTTTGTAGCCCGCCGTGGGCATATCGTTCAGCGTGAAGCATACGGAAAAGCAGTTTTGTACAAAGATGATCAAGGCAACAAGGTGGACGAGCCTGTTGCTATGCAGAAAGATACGATTTTTGATATCGCCTCTCTTAGCAAAATTTTCACAACAACAGCAGCTATGAAGCTTTATGAGCAAGGTTTTTTCGAATTAGATGACCCGGTAGCCAAATATATTCCGGAATTTGCTCAAAACGGTAAAGAAAATGTAACGATTAAACAGCTGATGACCCATACATCGGGATTTAAAGCCTGGATACCTCTGTATACGATTGGGGATAGTAAAGAAGAGCGGCTGCAATATGTTTATCAGTATCCATTAGCTAACCCACCAGGAACTACATACACCTACAGTGATCTCAACATGATTACCTTAGCTTCTATTATTGAACGCATTTCAGGTCAGAGCCTGGATACTTTCGTCAAAGAAAACCTCACGGAACCTCTCAACATGACGGATACCATGTATAACCCTCCCGAACAATTAAAACAACGAATTGCAGCAACTGAATATCAGCCTTGGACAGGCCGCGGTCTCGTCTGGGGAGAAGTACATGATGAGAATGCCTGGTCACTAGGAGGCGTGGCAGGTCACGCTGGTGTTTTTTCTACGGCAAAGGACCTAGCCAAGTTAGGACACATGTTTTTAAACGAGGGACGATATGGCAACAAGCAAATCCTCGAACCGGAAACTGTGGAGTTACTGATAAAAAATCAAATTCCAGAGTTCCCGGGTAATGAGCACGGACTAGGCTGGGAACTTGCCCAAGGCTGGTACATGGACGCTTTATCTGAAGCCTCATCGATCGGACACACCGGTTACACAGGGACATCTATAGTTCTCAACCCTAACAATGAAACGATAGCCATTTTACTAACAAACCGGGTTCACCCTACCCGGGAGACTGTATCGACTAACCCGGCACGTCGGCAATTTGCCAGAAAAGTAGCTGATGCGATTCCTGTCCATATGCCATCGAAAGAAGATGCTTGGTTCTCAGGATATGGTGACCAGCTAAACCGAACATTAACAGCCAGGGTCTCTGTTAACGAAACTGCTACCCTAACCTTTGATTCCTGGTATCGGATCGAACAAGGATATGATTTCGGCATGGTTGAAGTGTCCCGCGACGGAGTAAACTGGTCGCAGACTAACGAGCTTTATACAGGGACAAGCGTCTCCTGGCAGTCTAAAAAGGTGACCATCCCTGAAGGTACACAATTTGTCCGCTTTCGCTACGAGACAGACGGAAGTACGAACGGAAGAGGATGGTATGTGACAAACCTAAAGCTTACAAGTGGGAATAACGAGGCGTCACTTGTAAATATTACAAATAGCCAATGGGAGAAACGAAGCTACTAA
- a CDS encoding aspartyl-phosphate phosphatase Spo0E family protein: MKREFTLLEEIEFCRKEMSRLADENALTSAEVVRISVKLDHLLNEFETLKQKQLTPQKISCS, from the coding sequence ATGAAACGAGAGTTCACTTTACTCGAGGAAATTGAATTTTGCAGGAAAGAAATGAGCAGGTTAGCCGACGAAAATGCCTTAACATCTGCAGAGGTGGTTCGCATAAGTGTAAAATTGGATCATTTATTAAACGAGTTTGAAACTTTAAAACAAAAGCAACTTACCCCGCAAAAGATAAGCTGCTCCTAA
- the rocF gene encoding arginase, with protein MNKQLSIIGVPMDLGQMRRGVDMGPSAIRYAGIVERLENLKYTIEDLGDIDIKRPAQKDDNKLDNLRNLNEVAEGNHRLAETVDEVVGKGDFPLVLGGDHSIAMGSLAGIAKHYDNLGVIWYDAHGDLNTGDSSPSGNIHGMPLAVSLGIGHEKLTNILDYQPKIKPENIVIIGARSLDEGERILIKEKGIKVYTMHEVDRMGMSEVVEETIEYLKERTDGVHLSLDLDGLDPEEAPGVGTPVMGGLSYRESHLAMEMLFQSKMITSAEFVEVNPILDEKNKTANMAVGLMGSLFGESLK; from the coding sequence ATGAATAAACAACTATCTATTATTGGAGTACCTATGGACTTAGGCCAAATGCGCCGAGGTGTTGATATGGGACCAAGTGCTATTCGTTATGCAGGCATTGTTGAGCGCCTGGAAAATTTAAAATATACCATTGAAGATCTTGGAGATATTGATATCAAACGTCCTGCTCAAAAAGACGATAATAAGCTGGATAATCTCCGTAATTTAAATGAAGTTGCAGAAGGTAATCACCGTTTAGCCGAAACGGTAGATGAAGTTGTAGGCAAAGGGGACTTTCCACTTGTTTTAGGTGGCGATCATAGTATTGCTATGGGTTCATTAGCTGGTATTGCTAAGCATTACGATAATCTAGGGGTCATCTGGTATGATGCACACGGCGATTTAAATACAGGAGACAGTTCTCCATCTGGTAATATTCACGGAATGCCATTAGCAGTAAGCCTTGGAATTGGGCATGAAAAGCTGACTAATATTCTTGATTATCAACCGAAAATTAAACCCGAAAACATTGTAATTATTGGGGCCCGCTCTTTGGATGAAGGAGAAAGAATTCTTATTAAAGAAAAAGGCATTAAAGTGTACACCATGCATGAAGTGGATCGTATGGGAATGTCGGAAGTAGTAGAAGAAACGATTGAATACTTAAAAGAACGTACGGACGGAGTTCACTTGAGTTTAGATTTAGATGGGTTGGATCCTGAGGAAGCCCCGGGTGTCGGGACACCTGTAATGGGAGGGTTAAGCTATCGGGAGAGTCATTTAGCGATGGAGATGCTATTTCAATCCAAAATGATCACGTCAGCAGAGTTTGTAGAAGTAAACCCTATCTTAGATGAGAAAAATAAAACAGCAAATATGGCGGTGGGCCTAATGGGGTCACTTTTTGGAGAAAGTTTAAAATAA
- the sigW gene encoding RNA polymerase sigma factor SigW has translation METMIMKKIKEVKKGDQSAFEDIVSFYQNKVYHICYRMIGNAYEAEDLAQEAFIRAYTNIHTFDERRKFSTWLYRIATNLTIDRIRKKKPDYYLDAEVRGTDGLNMYSQLAVDQALPEEEVESLELQSYIHREILALPPKYRSIIVLRYLDELSLQEIAEVLDIPIGTVKTRIHRGREALRKRLRHV, from the coding sequence ATGGAAACCATGATTATGAAAAAAATTAAAGAAGTAAAGAAGGGTGACCAGTCTGCCTTTGAAGATATCGTTTCTTTTTATCAAAATAAAGTATACCATATCTGTTATCGGATGATTGGGAATGCTTATGAAGCAGAGGATCTTGCTCAGGAAGCATTTATTAGGGCTTATACTAACATTCACACGTTTGACGAACGTAGGAAATTCTCTACTTGGTTATATCGTATTGCAACGAATTTAACGATCGATCGGATTAGAAAGAAGAAACCAGATTATTATCTCGATGCTGAGGTAAGGGGGACGGACGGATTAAACATGTACTCCCAGCTGGCGGTTGATCAGGCGTTGCCAGAGGAAGAGGTGGAAAGCCTTGAGCTGCAAAGTTACATTCACCGTGAAATTCTCGCCCTGCCCCCTAAATATCGAAGTATTATCGTACTCAGGTATTTAGATGAATTGTCCCTTCAGGAAATTGCTGAAGTATTGGATATTCCTATAGGGACGGTAAAGACAAGAATTCACAGAGGCAGGGAAGCCTTACGTAAAAGGCTTCGTCATGTGTAA
- a CDS encoding HAD-IIIA family hydrolase, whose amino-acid sequence MKAIFVDRDGTMGGSDRIEYPGEFQLYPGVQAKFREVQENGTKLFSFTNQPGIAEGEATMENFRNELNSFGFDGVYVCPHTPAAKCKCRKPGTRMIERACKEHGLRAEDCFVIGDRLTDMLAATRAGCEGILVTTGAGEESLRHWQQSDDQLDIKWIAEDIIHALDRLMAGK is encoded by the coding sequence GTGAAAGCTATCTTTGTTGATCGTGATGGAACTATGGGTGGTTCGGATAGAATTGAGTATCCAGGTGAATTTCAGTTGTACCCGGGGGTCCAAGCCAAGTTTCGTGAGGTGCAGGAGAACGGTACAAAGTTATTCTCCTTTACAAACCAGCCTGGAATTGCTGAAGGGGAAGCAACAATGGAAAACTTCCGAAATGAATTAAACAGCTTTGGATTTGATGGAGTCTATGTCTGTCCCCACACGCCAGCAGCAAAATGCAAGTGCCGAAAACCGGGGACGAGAATGATTGAAAGGGCCTGTAAGGAGCATGGGTTACGAGCAGAGGATTGTTTTGTAATAGGTGACCGGTTGACAGATATGCTGGCAGCTACACGTGCTGGTTGTGAAGGAATCCTTGTAACTACTGGCGCTGGAGAGGAATCACTAAGACATTGGCAACAATCAGACGATCAACTAGATATAAAGTGGATTGCCGAAGATATTATTCATGCATTAGATAGGCTAATGGCGGGCAAATAA
- a CDS encoding KinB-signaling pathway activation protein — protein sequence MTSRKWVRMFLTTLLVGAVLTLFTSFVVKPDSYLRVLQPLQLSELLGVLLFFLGFGLIFSVISQMGFFAYLTVNQFGLGVFRSFWPTIQAFLVAFTLFDLIYFRYRAAEEASVWPFLWTALTILLFSLIVAWVKAKETNEKAFTPALFFMVVVTTVEWVPALRAEGSDYVWLMIIPLFACNAYQLLLLHRLTAKST from the coding sequence GTGACCAGTAGAAAATGGGTGAGGATGTTTCTAACTACACTATTAGTCGGTGCAGTATTGACGTTATTCACCAGTTTTGTTGTAAAACCAGACTCCTACCTCAGGGTGCTGCAGCCACTTCAATTAAGTGAACTGTTAGGAGTGCTGTTATTTTTCCTTGGGTTTGGGCTTATTTTTAGTGTCATCAGCCAAATGGGCTTTTTTGCATACTTAACGGTTAACCAATTTGGACTAGGGGTTTTTCGAAGCTTTTGGCCGACGATTCAAGCCTTCTTGGTGGCCTTTACGCTATTTGACCTCATCTATTTCCGCTATCGCGCGGCAGAAGAAGCGTCGGTTTGGCCCTTTTTATGGACAGCCCTCACTATCCTGTTGTTTTCGTTAATTGTCGCTTGGGTAAAAGCCAAAGAAACGAATGAAAAGGCGTTCACCCCAGCGTTATTCTTTATGGTTGTCGTCACAACAGTTGAATGGGTTCCTGCATTACGTGCGGAGGGAAGCGATTACGTATGGTTAATGATTATTCCTCTGTTCGCCTGTAATGCTTACCAGCTGTTACTGCTTCACAGGTTAACCGCGAAATCTACATAA
- a CDS encoding Mrp/NBP35 family ATP-binding protein produces the protein MLTQEEVLNILHSVEDPFLHKTLEETGGVEEIKIKEEKNHVSVKVLIAKTNTAEQMELQQKIVNSLKSGGAATVGLRFDQLPDEVIEKFQPAAEEAQEASLLDGKTGTKFISIASGKGGVGKSTVTVNLAIALSRLGKKVGIIDADIYGFSVPDMMGVEERPVVRGEKIIPVERFGVKIVSMGFFVEDNSPIIWRGPMLGKMLTSFFKEVEWGDLDYLLLDLPPGTGDMALDVHAMLPSSKEIIVTTPHPTAAFVAARAGQMAIKTEHEILGVVENMAYFESKETGNKEFVFGRGGGAKLAEELKTDILGHVPLQQPYEDEDVFAPSVYQSDHPIGVTYRNMAAKIVDKY, from the coding sequence TTGCTTACACAAGAGGAAGTACTGAATATTCTCCATTCCGTCGAAGATCCGTTTTTACATAAAACGTTAGAAGAGACGGGTGGAGTTGAGGAAATAAAGATTAAGGAAGAGAAGAATCATGTCAGTGTCAAGGTTTTAATTGCTAAAACTAACACAGCGGAACAAATGGAACTGCAGCAAAAGATCGTCAATTCCCTTAAAAGTGGTGGAGCGGCTACTGTTGGACTTCGCTTTGATCAGCTGCCTGACGAAGTAATTGAGAAATTCCAGCCGGCTGCTGAAGAAGCTCAGGAAGCTTCATTGCTTGATGGGAAAACAGGCACGAAATTCATTTCGATCGCAAGCGGGAAAGGTGGCGTAGGGAAATCGACCGTAACCGTTAACCTTGCCATCGCTCTTTCGCGTCTAGGGAAAAAGGTCGGTATTATTGATGCTGATATTTATGGGTTTAGTGTACCGGATATGATGGGAGTAGAAGAACGCCCGGTTGTTCGTGGAGAAAAGATTATCCCTGTTGAACGGTTTGGTGTGAAAATTGTATCCATGGGCTTCTTTGTTGAAGACAACTCACCCATTATTTGGCGTGGCCCAATGCTTGGGAAAATGCTGACAAGCTTTTTCAAAGAGGTGGAGTGGGGAGATCTGGATTATCTCTTGCTTGACCTTCCTCCAGGAACTGGAGATATGGCGCTGGACGTACATGCTATGCTTCCATCCTCAAAAGAAATCATCGTTACAACGCCACATCCTACAGCTGCATTCGTAGCGGCTCGTGCCGGGCAAATGGCGATTAAAACAGAGCATGAGATTCTAGGCGTTGTTGAAAATATGGCTTATTTCGAAAGTAAAGAAACCGGTAATAAAGAGTTCGTCTTTGGCCGTGGCGGCGGTGCAAAATTAGCAGAAGAGCTGAAGACTGATATTCTCGGTCATGTTCCACTGCAACAGCCTTACGAAGATGAGGACGTATTTGCACCTTCTGTATATCAGTCAGATCATCCGATCGGTGTCACTTACAGAAATATGGCAGCTAAAATAGTCGATAAATATTAA
- a CDS encoding CdaR family protein: MDNLFRNRWFIRIISLLLAVLLWVSINIDDSMDSEDQWLSEGSSDMEIMNNIPLEVRFDSEQYVVSGLPQNVVVSVQGPQGATAPVVRQRNFTIYADLTELGPGTHEVSLQHTGITSNLTVNIEPKTVEVTIEEKDSKDFNVSVDYINESKIENEYVIGEPKVEPEKVTITGAASVIDRVALVQTIIDVGSADETIENLEAPVKVYDAQGNELNVLSDPSTVEVTVPIMKPEKTVPISVVPRGSAPEGVIVDSITTETKEVVISGSKGILSEINSLEEIPVDMTNVTEDQTKEIEIPLPEGVDSVEPNTIEVDINVEKQT; encoded by the coding sequence ATGGATAATTTATTTAGGAATCGCTGGTTTATCCGAATTATCTCATTGCTTTTAGCTGTGCTCCTCTGGGTGTCGATTAATATTGACGATAGTATGGATTCAGAGGATCAATGGCTTAGTGAGGGATCTTCTGATATGGAAATTATGAATAACATACCGCTCGAGGTACGGTTTGATAGTGAACAATACGTTGTAAGCGGTCTGCCTCAAAACGTAGTGGTTTCCGTTCAGGGTCCACAAGGGGCCACTGCTCCTGTAGTGAGACAACGGAACTTTACCATATATGCAGACTTGACTGAGTTAGGGCCAGGCACGCATGAAGTTTCTCTGCAGCATACAGGTATAACAAGCAATTTAACTGTCAATATTGAACCCAAAACGGTGGAAGTTACGATTGAAGAAAAAGACAGTAAGGATTTTAATGTCAGTGTCGATTATATCAACGAAAGTAAGATTGAAAATGAGTATGTCATTGGGGAACCGAAAGTCGAGCCAGAAAAGGTGACCATCACCGGAGCAGCCAGTGTGATAGACCGCGTAGCCCTTGTTCAAACCATTATAGACGTAGGGTCTGCAGATGAGACAATCGAAAATCTTGAGGCTCCTGTGAAAGTTTACGATGCACAAGGGAACGAATTAAATGTTCTCTCAGATCCTTCAACAGTGGAAGTAACCGTACCGATTATGAAACCTGAAAAGACAGTTCCTATATCGGTGGTACCTCGGGGAAGCGCACCTGAAGGAGTAATTGTGGACAGCATCACCACAGAAACGAAAGAAGTAGTGATTAGTGGATCTAAGGGTATATTGAGTGAAATAAATAGTCTTGAGGAGATCCCTGTAGATATGACAAATGTTACAGAAGACCAGACAAAAGAGATCGAAATCCCGCTTCCTGAAGGGGTCGATAGTGTCGAACCAAATACAATTGAAGTAGATATAAATGTGGAGAAGCAAACGTAA
- the cwlD gene encoding N-acetylmuramoyl-L-alanine amidase CwlD, producing MIRRMKTAGWLLVVVGVVCLISYPVQEVKDAWQTWSSPLTGKVIVLDPGHGGPDGGAVGENGTEEKEITLQISEDLRDYLQQSGAIVYLTREDGNDLSSDEAGSLSRRKAEDIRNRVDFIEDQEADFFLSLHLNAIPSHKWRGAQTFYNSKNEKSKSLAKFIQSEIRTSLDNTTREAMGLNNIYILKHTEAPGALVEAGFLSNPDERTLLESNEYQRKMAESIYRGILRYVTELEYPDDSEE from the coding sequence ATGATACGGCGTATGAAAACAGCTGGATGGTTACTTGTAGTAGTCGGGGTTGTTTGTTTGATTTCCTATCCTGTGCAAGAGGTGAAAGATGCCTGGCAGACATGGTCTTCGCCGCTTACGGGCAAAGTGATTGTATTAGATCCAGGTCATGGAGGACCAGATGGCGGTGCAGTTGGGGAAAATGGAACCGAGGAAAAAGAAATTACGTTGCAAATCTCTGAAGATTTACGGGATTATTTGCAGCAATCTGGAGCCATTGTTTATTTAACGCGTGAGGATGGGAACGATCTATCATCTGACGAAGCAGGCAGTTTATCACGGCGTAAAGCAGAAGATATTAGAAATCGAGTTGATTTTATTGAAGATCAAGAGGCGGACTTTTTCCTAAGCTTACACTTGAATGCCATTCCCTCCCATAAGTGGCGGGGAGCTCAAACCTTTTACAATTCAAAGAATGAAAAGAGTAAAAGCCTCGCAAAGTTTATTCAGTCTGAAATCCGAACCAGTCTTGATAATACGACAAGAGAAGCGATGGGGCTGAATAACATTTATATTCTCAAACATACAGAAGCGCCCGGGGCATTAGTGGAGGCGGGTTTTTTATCGAATCCTGATGAACGGACTTTACTTGAGAGTAATGAGTATCAAAGAAAAATGGCTGAATCTATATATAGAGGAATTTTACGTTATGTCACAGAACTGGAATACCCCGATGACTCTGAAGAGTAA
- the pdaB gene encoding polysaccharide deacetylase family sporulation protein PdaB, whose amino-acid sequence MSFYTWKIERIKRYSVIIILALFCAFMMWIGQRSQLPVFSNDGEAKALSKGNGDQPFIALTFNISWGNEKVHDILEKLKTHQAKATFFLSGNWAERHPDIVEDIHEGKHEIAMMGYEYESYSKMEPEQIRKDIQKAKEAFEKLGFEDINYLRPPHGHLNQEVLSAIEKEGLETVQWSLNPRDWENPGTNAIINQVMENSSKGDIILLHASDSIKQTAKALEVIIPGLKQKDLEFVTITELVNGGQAKNKEE is encoded by the coding sequence GTGAGTTTTTATACGTGGAAAATAGAACGAATCAAACGTTATAGTGTCATTATTATACTTGCCTTATTTTGTGCATTCATGATGTGGATCGGCCAACGAAGTCAACTCCCTGTTTTTTCTAATGATGGCGAGGCTAAAGCTTTATCAAAGGGAAATGGTGACCAGCCATTTATCGCACTAACTTTTAATATTAGCTGGGGAAATGAAAAGGTTCATGATATTTTGGAAAAATTAAAAACCCACCAGGCGAAGGCTACATTTTTTCTAAGTGGAAACTGGGCAGAGCGGCATCCGGATATTGTAGAAGATATCCATGAAGGTAAACATGAAATTGCTATGATGGGGTATGAATATGAAAGCTATTCTAAGATGGAGCCTGAGCAAATAAGAAAAGATATCCAGAAGGCTAAAGAAGCTTTTGAAAAATTAGGGTTTGAGGATATCAATTATTTGCGCCCGCCACACGGTCACTTAAACCAGGAAGTATTATCAGCCATTGAAAAGGAAGGGCTCGAAACAGTCCAGTGGAGCCTAAACCCGCGTGATTGGGAAAATCCTGGTACAAACGCAATCATAAATCAAGTCATGGAAAATAGTTCAAAGGGAGATATTATATTACTTCATGCATCTGATTCAATTAAGCAAACGGCCAAAGCGCTGGAAGTAATCATTCCTGGACTTAAACAAAAAGATCTTGAATTTGTTACGATTACGGAATTAGTAAACGGTGGGCAGGCAAAAAATAAAGAGGAATGA
- the gerD gene encoding spore germination lipoprotein GerD, translated as MSILRLICPVLLVVFLAACGGTSGASGEADYETTKKMMVDILKTDDGKKAMTEVLTDEQMQQAMALDSEVVKQAVIETLLSEKGKKFWGKLFTDPKFVQEFSKVIEEEQKTLMKGLMKDPEYQKSLIELYQNPEMMEQMLEVMKGQKFRAHLEKTIQETLNSPVFQAKMTETLLQAAEKMKTGEQSGGQKKQGGQGQSQSGSGQGA; from the coding sequence ATGTCCATATTACGCTTGATATGTCCCGTTTTACTCGTTGTTTTCTTAGCCGCCTGCGGCGGTACTTCGGGAGCCAGCGGGGAAGCGGATTACGAAACCACTAAAAAAATGATGGTGGATATATTAAAAACAGACGATGGTAAAAAAGCGATGACAGAGGTGCTAACCGATGAGCAGATGCAACAGGCCATGGCTTTGGACTCTGAAGTCGTCAAACAAGCTGTAATTGAAACCCTGCTTTCAGAAAAAGGTAAGAAATTCTGGGGTAAGCTTTTTACAGATCCAAAATTTGTCCAGGAATTCAGCAAAGTGATTGAAGAAGAGCAAAAGACATTGATGAAGGGGTTAATGAAGGACCCTGAGTATCAGAAATCACTTATAGAGCTTTATCAAAACCCAGAAATGATGGAACAGATGCTCGAAGTTATGAAAGGGCAGAAATTTAGGGCCCACTTAGAGAAAACGATTCAGGAAACCTTAAATAGCCCTGTGTTTCAAGCTAAAATGACGGAAACTTTGCTTCAGGCTGCAGAGAAAATGAAAACCGGTGAACAAAGTGGCGGGCAGAAGAAACAGGGTGGACAAGGGCAATCACAATCCGGGTCCGGACAAGGTGCTTAA